In one Rhopalosiphum padi isolate XX-2018 chromosome 3, ASM2088224v1, whole genome shotgun sequence genomic region, the following are encoded:
- the LOC132924226 gene encoding cytochrome c1, heme protein, mitochondrial-like, with amino-acid sequence MKFFQAASRWSKNHKFFLTSFGVLAGGGSSLIYALEQSIHASNDAAHVAKQKWNHNGWFDTLDHASVRRGWEVYKNVCAACHSIEYLAYRELVGVCLTEDEAKAEAAEQLIDDGPDETGAMYKRPGKLSDLLPKPYPNEEAARYANGGAYPPDLTYITQARIDGENYIFALLTGYMDPPAGVTLAENQHYNPYFAGGAIGMAQALYDEIIEYEDGTPATQSQCAKDVITFLKWCAEPEHDTRKLFAMKAFTVLGVLNLVVWYLHRHYWSVLKSRKILQNPKSLFKK; translated from the exons tttttgaccAGTTTTGGTGTGTTAGCTGGTGGCGGTAGTTCCCTAATTTATGCACTTGAACAGTCAATTCATGCTTCTAATGACGCAGCTCATGTGGCTAAACAAAAATGGAATCATAACGGATGGTTTGATACTTTAGACCATGCAAG TGTCCGTCGAGGCTGGGAAGTGTACAAAAATGTTTGTGCAGCATGTCATAGCATTGAATACTTGGCATATCGTGAGTTAGTTGGAGTATGTTTGACCGAAGATGAAGCCAAAGCTGAAGCTGCGGAACAACTG ATTGATGACGGACCTGATGAAACCGGTGCCATGTACAAAAGACCTGGAAAATTATCGGATTTGTTACCAAAACCTTATCCAAATGAAGAAGCTGCTCGTTATGCTAATGGTGGTGCATACCCACCAGATTTGACTTACATTACTCAAGCTAGAATAGATGGAGAG AATTATATCTTTGCTTTGTTGACTGGTTACATGGATCCACCCGCGGGAGTTACATTGGCAGAGAATCAACATTATAATCCTTACTTCGCTGGTGGTGCTATTGGAATGGCTCAAGCATTATATGATgag attattgaaTATGAAGATGGAACTCCAGCTACCCAGAGTCAGTGTGCAAAAGATgttatcacatttttaaaatggtgTGCTGAACCAGAACATGATACAAGAAAATTATTTGCCATGAAA gcATTCACGGTATTAGGAGTTCTTAATTTAGTGGTCTGGTACCTACATAGACATTACTGGTCAGTATTGAAGAGCCGCAAAATACTGCAAAACCCTAAATCATTGTTCaaaaagtaa